One genomic segment of Fervidobacterium pennivorans includes these proteins:
- a CDS encoding LysO family transporter: MAVLFLIGSVLLGLLIGRIAHFQLPDGSVEVVLYLLVALVGLDLSKEKIEKRFFKDIVLVILSTIFGTLLFAFILSFFIPLKKLETLLAASGFGWYSLSAILISSSYSAYIGSISFFSNVLRELIAIVISPFALKRSRYGTISVAGATSMDTLLGIIALYSDRETALVSFGHGFIVSLLVPVFVNFFLKLLS, encoded by the coding sequence ATGGCTGTATTATTTCTTATTGGTTCTGTTCTACTCGGATTACTTATTGGTAGAATAGCACATTTTCAACTTCCAGACGGGTCCGTTGAAGTGGTTTTGTATCTTCTTGTTGCACTTGTTGGTTTGGATTTGAGCAAGGAGAAGATAGAAAAAAGATTCTTTAAGGATATTGTTCTTGTAATTCTATCAACAATCTTTGGAACCCTTCTTTTTGCGTTTATACTCTCTTTTTTCATTCCTCTCAAAAAGCTCGAAACACTTCTTGCGGCATCGGGCTTTGGTTGGTATAGTCTCTCAGCGATATTAATTTCAAGTAGTTACAGTGCCTACATAGGTAGTATCTCGTTCTTTTCAAATGTTTTGAGAGAACTTATAGCTATCGTTATTTCTCCTTTTGCACTGAAGCGCTCTCGCTATGGAACAATATCAGTTGCTGGTGCAACGTCCATGGACACCCTCCTTGGGATTATTGCACTGTATAGCGATAGAGAAACAGCTTTAGTCTCATTCGGACATGGTTTCATCGTTTCTTTACTGGTCCCAGTTTTTGTCAATTTCTTTTTGAAGTTGTTAAGTTAA
- a CDS encoding LysO family transporter, which produces MIWWVLVVFFSGFFLGRFIKTEWIGKYKVILVLTMLLLFSLGLEIGSNEELFGKIDKILLYGFLIAIAGSLGSFIFGFFFEKTFGNKK; this is translated from the coding sequence ATGATATGGTGGGTACTTGTAGTATTTTTTAGTGGCTTTTTCTTGGGAAGATTTATAAAAACTGAGTGGATAGGTAAATACAAGGTCATCCTTGTATTGACAATGTTATTGTTATTTTCACTCGGTTTAGAAATTGGAAGCAACGAAGAACTCTTCGGAAAAATCGATAAAATACTGCTCTATGGATTTCTGATAGCAATTGCTGGAAGTTTGGGAAGCTTCATCTTTGGTTTTTTCTTTGAAAAAACTTTTGGAAACAAAAAGTGA
- the asnS gene encoding asparagine--tRNA ligase: protein MEWVYIKNLKDYIDKEVELRGWVRRKRSSGKIMFIEFRDGTGFVQVVVEKTTVGDENFEKADKLRLESSLIVRGKVRKDERAPSGVEILATEVIPVQIPTEDFPIQKPDHSIDYLMEHRHLWLRAKRQFHIMRIRDAVIKAIRKFYWERDFIQIDTPIFTGAIGETAGNLFEVDYFDYGKVYLTQTGQLYLEAACMAFGKVYNLGPTFRAEKSKTRRHLIEFWMNEAEVAYYEHEDNVRLQEDLVYYIVQYVLNSAYDDLVAIGRDVSKLEKIQKPFPRMTYTEAVKFLQKQGFDIKWGDDFGGDEETVLAKQFDSPLFVTHYPRQAKAFYMQPDPENPEVVLCDDLLAPEGYGEIIGASQRIHDYDLLVERLKENNLPVEKYDWYLDLRKFGSVPHSGFGLGVERTIAWIAGLEHIREAIPFARTLYRVHP from the coding sequence ATGGAATGGGTGTACATAAAGAACTTGAAGGATTACATCGATAAAGAAGTCGAACTGCGAGGTTGGGTTAGGAGGAAGAGATCCAGCGGGAAGATAATGTTCATAGAATTTCGCGATGGAACTGGTTTTGTCCAAGTTGTTGTAGAAAAAACTACAGTCGGGGACGAAAACTTTGAGAAAGCTGACAAACTAAGGTTAGAATCCTCGCTTATAGTTAGAGGTAAAGTGAGAAAAGATGAAAGAGCGCCAAGTGGTGTTGAAATTCTTGCCACGGAAGTCATTCCCGTTCAAATTCCTACAGAAGACTTTCCAATCCAAAAACCAGACCACAGTATCGACTATCTCATGGAGCATCGCCACCTTTGGCTTAGAGCAAAGCGGCAGTTCCACATTATGAGAATAAGGGATGCCGTAATCAAGGCAATAAGGAAGTTCTACTGGGAAAGAGACTTTATACAGATAGACACCCCTATCTTTACAGGTGCTATTGGTGAAACAGCAGGCAACCTATTTGAAGTAGATTACTTTGACTATGGAAAAGTGTACCTTACACAGACTGGTCAACTTTATCTAGAAGCTGCTTGTATGGCTTTTGGTAAAGTTTACAACCTTGGTCCAACCTTCAGAGCAGAGAAATCAAAAACAAGAAGGCATCTTATTGAGTTCTGGATGAATGAAGCAGAAGTTGCATATTACGAACATGAAGATAACGTAAGATTGCAAGAAGATTTGGTTTACTACATCGTACAATATGTTCTCAACAGTGCATACGATGACCTTGTCGCTATTGGAAGAGATGTTTCAAAACTTGAAAAAATCCAAAAACCATTCCCAAGAATGACCTACACGGAAGCTGTTAAATTCCTCCAAAAACAAGGTTTTGATATCAAGTGGGGAGACGACTTTGGTGGAGATGAAGAAACAGTTTTGGCAAAACAATTTGATAGTCCGTTGTTTGTGACCCACTATCCAAGACAGGCAAAAGCTTTCTATATGCAACCTGACCCAGAGAATCCAGAAGTTGTGCTCTGTGATGACTTGCTTGCTCCGGAAGGATACGGTGAGATAATCGGTGCGTCCCAACGTATCCACGATTATGATCTATTAGTTGAGAGACTCAAAGAAAATAACCTTCCAGTCGAAAAATACGATTGGTATCTTGATTTGAGGAAGTTCGGCTCTGTTCCACACAGTGGGTTTGGGCTAGGCGTTGAAAGAACAATAGCTTGGATTGCAGGTTTAGAACACATAAGGGAAGCTATACCATTTGCAAGAACACTTTATAGAGTGCATCCGTAA
- a CDS encoding C40 family peptidase yields the protein MNSIKGFEKFTALFILLILLAFLSTNFAFQMRELSESEIEKMFSELKRLQGLPYVWGGTSSFGLDCSGLVIYLLRILGHNQFVYQNSLVFDVTADNLYKYNTKPIADLKSLKKGDLIFFDMNEDTVYDHVVIFEKFDRYGNIWVWDAAEVSDGIHQNKVDRRPLSLLQARKYALGRIVVLGK from the coding sequence ATGAACTCGATAAAGGGTTTTGAAAAATTCACAGCTCTTTTTATTCTCCTTATTTTGCTTGCGTTTCTATCGACAAACTTTGCCTTCCAAATGCGTGAGTTGTCTGAATCAGAGATAGAAAAGATGTTTTCCGAACTGAAAAGATTGCAAGGATTACCCTACGTTTGGGGTGGAACAAGCAGTTTCGGGTTAGATTGTAGCGGGTTGGTAATCTATCTCCTTAGAATACTTGGTCATAATCAATTTGTTTATCAAAACTCTCTTGTTTTCGACGTTACTGCAGACAACTTGTATAAATACAATACCAAACCCATTGCTGACCTTAAGAGCTTGAAAAAGGGAGACTTAATTTTTTTCGATATGAATGAAGATACTGTGTATGACCACGTTGTTATTTTCGAAAAATTCGACCGATACGGTAACATATGGGTCTGGGATGCTGCAGAAGTATCAGATGGAATACACCAAAATAAAGTCGATAGACGTCCATTATCTTTGCTTCAAGCCAGGAAATACGCCCTCGGCAGAATTGTAGTGTTAGGCAAGTAA
- the glpX gene encoding class II fructose-bisphosphatase, which yields MEKEITLELVRVTEAAALMASRYLGRGDKEMVDKMASDAMRGMLDYIEMKGTVVLGEGEKDKAPMLYIGEQVGRWAEDDPELDIAVDPVDGTRLVAFGLPNAISVIAATERGGIEYLPTYYSYKLAVGPELAGKLDINASIRENLRVAAAILGMDISELTCVVLNRDRHREIIDEIRRVGARIKLISDGDIAAAIATALPESNVNIYIGIGGSPEALLAAAALKSLGGEIQVKLWPIDEEERTRLVEQGYDLEKVYKTNDLIKSDNVIFAATGVTDGDMLRGVRFYKNTAITESIVMRSRTRTIRRIIAQHNLNYKTIPLKSSGEVRYINGVKR from the coding sequence ATGGAGAAAGAAATTACATTAGAACTTGTCAGGGTAACTGAGGCTGCCGCGTTGATGGCGAGTAGGTATCTCGGACGTGGCGATAAAGAAATGGTTGACAAGATGGCTTCTGACGCAATGCGTGGTATGCTAGACTACATCGAGATGAAAGGAACCGTTGTACTTGGTGAAGGTGAGAAAGACAAAGCACCTATGCTTTACATTGGCGAACAAGTTGGAAGATGGGCAGAGGATGACCCTGAGCTCGATATAGCAGTTGACCCTGTTGATGGTACGAGACTTGTTGCATTCGGGTTGCCAAATGCAATAAGTGTTATTGCAGCGACGGAAAGGGGAGGTATTGAATATCTCCCTACGTATTACTCATACAAACTCGCAGTTGGTCCTGAACTTGCTGGAAAGCTGGATATTAATGCCTCTATAAGAGAAAATTTAAGAGTTGCTGCGGCAATTTTGGGAATGGATATTTCAGAACTCACATGCGTTGTTCTGAATAGGGATAGGCACAGGGAGATAATAGATGAGATAAGAAGGGTCGGGGCAAGGATAAAGTTGATAAGTGACGGTGATATAGCAGCAGCAATCGCAACCGCACTTCCAGAAAGCAATGTTAATATCTACATCGGAATAGGTGGTTCTCCTGAAGCTTTGCTGGCTGCTGCTGCATTAAAATCTCTAGGTGGGGAGATTCAAGTAAAACTTTGGCCCATCGATGAAGAAGAAAGAACAAGGCTTGTGGAACAAGGGTATGATTTGGAAAAAGTTTACAAGACAAATGACCTTATTAAATCAGACAATGTTATATTTGCAGCCACCGGAGTTACAGATGGAGATATGCTTAGAGGCGTGAGATTCTACAAAAACACAGCAATCACTGAGTCAATAGTAATGAGGTCAAGAACAAGAACAATAAGACGAATTATCGCACAGCACAATCTGAACTACAAAACAATCCCTCTAAAAAGCAGTGGCGAGGTAAGATATATTAATGGTGTCAAACGATAA
- a CDS encoding glycoside hydrolase family 65 protein, with amino-acid sequence MWTVERKEYHPVENLVYETIFTLANGYLSLRGREEFSNLTMKGTYVAGIFDKYLAQVTELVNLPDPLGFKIYLDNKELNLDYLPLTKYYRYLDMKQGILNSLYEFNAEGKIIRIESKRFVSRPNIHRFGVQYTITPVNFSGKIVVENCIDTTTYNGYLDPYNKIQHYRVLKVEDLKPGVSASVKTHDKGHIIVLANAILAKDKHGENVLRYRKFRQIGDIPQEGYTIFLTEGQQVVIEKYGVVYTSRDLESEKLKAKDVVDFVREKVKNELNNFIRTGFESELKAHTEHMESVWKRMDILIDGDELAQQGIRFNLFHLYACAPDDPRVSIGARGLHGEGYKGHVFWDTEIFMFPFFLYTLPEYAKNLLLYRYNTLDGARKNAQMNGYKGAQFPWESADDGLEVTPKWGEDYLGNPVRIWTGDEEFHINADIAVALVHYHSVTGDDQFMVDYGVEVLLETGRFWASRLEYNEIKDRYEIRRVIGPDEFHEHVDNNVYTNYLAKWNLEKAVEYYEWLSEKDPLKLEKLKTILGITEKEVRSWKTLAEKVYIPRKEGEELIEQFEGYFGLKEYEITEWDENGLPKWPKGLDLTKLGETKLIKQPDVVMLMLVLPEEFTEEEMKVNYEYYEKRTMHKSSLSPSMYSIMGLKVGDTHNAYKYFMKTLLVDLEDNQGNTNNGFHAASAGGAWQCVVYGFGGMTLESDKLLNFSPWLPEKWQSVNFKINYRGIPLDVLIKKDSIQITSPSEVEIKIKGERKIVKPGENIFRL; translated from the coding sequence GTGTGGACCGTTGAGCGTAAAGAGTATCATCCCGTAGAAAATCTTGTGTACGAGACCATATTCACATTGGCGAACGGTTATCTAAGCTTGCGTGGACGGGAAGAATTTTCAAATCTTACAATGAAAGGCACTTACGTAGCAGGCATATTCGACAAGTATTTGGCTCAAGTCACAGAACTTGTAAATCTACCTGACCCTCTTGGATTCAAAATTTACTTAGATAACAAAGAACTTAATCTTGATTACTTGCCTCTTACCAAGTACTACCGGTATCTAGATATGAAACAAGGCATTCTTAATTCATTGTACGAGTTCAACGCTGAAGGAAAGATTATAAGGATAGAGTCTAAACGATTTGTGAGCAGACCAAACATCCATCGTTTTGGAGTACAATACACAATCACACCTGTGAATTTTTCAGGAAAGATTGTTGTTGAAAATTGCATCGATACAACAACTTACAACGGTTACCTTGATCCTTACAACAAAATACAGCACTACAGAGTTCTTAAGGTTGAAGACTTAAAACCCGGAGTCAGTGCTTCGGTAAAAACTCACGACAAAGGGCATATTATAGTCTTGGCGAATGCCATTTTAGCTAAGGACAAACATGGAGAGAATGTTCTGCGGTATCGTAAATTCAGGCAAATTGGAGATATACCGCAGGAAGGATATACAATCTTTTTAACCGAGGGGCAACAAGTTGTTATAGAGAAATACGGTGTGGTATACACATCAAGGGATTTAGAATCAGAAAAACTCAAAGCCAAGGATGTTGTTGATTTTGTTAGAGAAAAAGTAAAGAACGAACTGAACAATTTTATCAGAACTGGTTTTGAATCAGAACTTAAGGCACACACTGAGCATATGGAGTCTGTTTGGAAAAGGATGGATATACTCATTGATGGTGACGAACTTGCTCAACAAGGAATCAGGTTCAATCTTTTCCATCTTTATGCTTGTGCACCAGACGACCCACGTGTAAGCATAGGAGCAAGAGGGTTGCATGGTGAGGGATACAAGGGTCATGTATTTTGGGACACAGAGATTTTCATGTTCCCGTTCTTTTTATACACTCTTCCAGAATACGCTAAAAATCTTCTTCTTTATAGGTATAACACCCTTGATGGTGCAAGAAAGAATGCACAAATGAATGGCTACAAAGGTGCTCAGTTCCCTTGGGAGTCAGCAGATGATGGTCTGGAGGTCACTCCGAAGTGGGGCGAAGATTACCTTGGTAATCCTGTGAGAATCTGGACGGGTGATGAGGAATTCCATATTAACGCTGACATCGCAGTTGCTTTGGTTCATTATCACTCTGTCACCGGTGATGACCAATTCATGGTAGATTACGGTGTTGAAGTGCTTCTTGAAACCGGACGCTTCTGGGCATCAAGACTTGAATACAATGAAATTAAGGATAGATACGAGATACGCAGGGTAATCGGACCAGATGAATTTCACGAACACGTTGATAACAACGTCTACACAAATTACCTTGCCAAGTGGAACTTGGAGAAAGCTGTAGAATATTACGAATGGCTTTCAGAAAAAGACCCCTTAAAACTTGAGAAGTTAAAAACTATATTGGGAATTACCGAAAAAGAGGTACGTAGCTGGAAGACCTTAGCTGAAAAAGTCTACATTCCAAGAAAAGAAGGAGAGGAACTGATAGAACAATTTGAAGGTTACTTCGGTTTAAAGGAGTACGAAATCACTGAATGGGATGAAAACGGGCTTCCAAAATGGCCAAAAGGTCTAGATTTGACCAAATTGGGTGAAACAAAGCTGATAAAACAACCGGATGTTGTAATGCTGATGCTTGTTTTACCTGAGGAATTCACGGAAGAGGAAATGAAAGTAAACTATGAGTACTATGAGAAAAGAACAATGCACAAATCTTCTTTGAGCCCTTCTATGTATTCAATCATGGGATTGAAGGTAGGTGACACTCACAATGCCTACAAATACTTTATGAAAACATTGTTAGTTGATTTAGAGGACAACCAGGGTAACACAAACAATGGATTCCATGCGGCGAGTGCCGGAGGAGCATGGCAATGTGTCGTCTATGGTTTCGGTGGAATGACTCTAGAAAGCGATAAGCTATTAAACTTTTCACCATGGCTTCCAGAAAAGTGGCAAAGTGTAAACTTCAAAATTAACTATCGTGGTATACCTTTAGATGTTCTTATAAAAAAAGACAGCATACAAATTACTTCTCCGTCAGAGGTTGAGATCAAAATTAAAGGTGAAAGAAAGATTGTAAAACCTGGCGAGAACATCTTTAGATTGTGA
- the pgmB gene encoding beta-phosphoglucomutase: MKPKACIFDLDGVIVDTAKYHYLAWKRLAKELGFEFTEKDNERLKGVSRMESLEILLSVGGIKIDDENVKLQLAEKKNKWYVEYINQMTKDEILPGVIEFLELLKSAGIKVAIGSASKNTITILERIGLKDFFDVIIDGTKISKAKPDPEVFLKAAEELSVRPEECCVFEDAVAGIQAAKSAGMKVIGVGDPTILKDADKVIQSFQGQTLGLIEF, encoded by the coding sequence ATGAAGCCAAAAGCTTGTATCTTTGACCTTGATGGGGTTATCGTTGATACAGCAAAGTACCATTATCTTGCTTGGAAAAGATTGGCGAAAGAACTTGGCTTTGAGTTTACAGAAAAGGACAACGAGCGTTTGAAGGGTGTTAGTCGTATGGAATCTTTGGAAATTCTACTGTCGGTTGGTGGTATAAAAATCGATGATGAAAATGTAAAGTTACAGTTAGCTGAAAAGAAAAATAAATGGTATGTTGAGTATATAAACCAAATGACCAAAGATGAAATTTTGCCTGGTGTTATAGAATTCTTGGAGCTTCTTAAAAGCGCAGGGATAAAAGTAGCAATAGGTTCCGCAAGTAAAAATACAATTACTATACTCGAACGAATAGGCCTTAAAGACTTTTTTGATGTAATAATTGATGGAACAAAAATTTCAAAAGCTAAACCTGACCCTGAGGTCTTTTTGAAAGCAGCTGAAGAACTGAGTGTTAGACCCGAGGAATGCTGTGTCTTTGAGGATGCCGTTGCAGGCATTCAGGCAGCAAAATCTGCTGGTATGAAGGTTATAGGTGTGGGGGATCCAACGATTTTAAAAGATGCAGATAAAGTCATACAATCTTTTCAAGGCCAGACTTTGGGGCTTATAGAATTCTAA
- a CDS encoding carbohydrate ABC transporter permease → MEGSVRSVSKTSVIISYIILISYAIATLFPFTWALLVSLTPITYTDAQGVEKGINIFDWPPRIRLFPKPSAFGAPLTFQNYKLIFEVVPLYKRWLMNTIIYAGLLTVGNIILNSLGGYAFARLNFPLKNFWFTMFLATMMVPGQVTLIPQYNLLVKYGLVNTYTGLFLPKLTNVFGLFLMRQFFLNFPKELEEAARIDGSGILRTYFKIVLPNALPALSALAIYTFLGAWNDFQWPLIIMSNKEMYTLTLGLNFFKTSYYTYWQYMMAASIFMTLPMLIIFLSFQRYFIETGKAVAIKG, encoded by the coding sequence ATGGAAGGTTCTGTAAGAAGCGTTTCAAAAACTTCCGTGATTATATCGTACATCATCTTAATAAGCTACGCAATTGCCACGCTTTTTCCTTTTACTTGGGCGCTGTTAGTTTCCCTCACGCCTATAACCTACACGGATGCTCAGGGAGTCGAGAAAGGGATAAATATATTTGACTGGCCGCCAAGGATACGCTTATTTCCAAAACCGTCAGCGTTTGGAGCTCCTCTCACATTTCAGAATTACAAATTGATTTTTGAAGTTGTACCTCTGTATAAAAGGTGGCTTATGAATACGATTATTTACGCCGGTTTGCTGACAGTTGGAAATATTATCTTAAATTCACTGGGTGGCTACGCTTTTGCGAGACTAAACTTCCCACTGAAAAACTTTTGGTTCACAATGTTTCTGGCAACAATGATGGTACCAGGTCAAGTAACATTGATACCTCAATACAATCTTCTCGTTAAGTACGGCTTAGTTAACACATATACCGGTCTGTTTTTACCAAAACTAACAAATGTGTTTGGTTTGTTTTTGATGCGTCAGTTCTTTTTGAATTTTCCAAAGGAGCTTGAAGAGGCTGCGCGAATAGATGGTTCGGGTATATTAAGGACATACTTTAAAATAGTTCTCCCAAATGCTCTTCCAGCTCTCAGTGCACTTGCTATATACACTTTCTTAGGAGCTTGGAATGATTTTCAATGGCCATTGATAATTATGAGTAACAAGGAGATGTACACGCTAACCTTGGGACTTAACTTCTTCAAAACCTCCTACTATACTTATTGGCAGTACATGATGGCAGCATCTATCTTCATGACATTACCGATGCTTATCATATTCTTGTCTTTCCAGCGCTACTTTATCGAAACTGGAAAAGCGGTGGCAATAAAAGGTTAA
- a CDS encoding carbohydrate ABC transporter permease — MKYKTKEAIVGYLFSTPIILTVLVFTIYPIVAAFYYSLTDYQPLEARKYTYIFNPYDALEIHTGILREEARNYTIDEMLEYFDPVSFVEIDVGVKLGEEEKKLIKEYFDSLNLLNDYREGNLPNEIKIADFMKRYMNKHGDRFTKYIPRFVGLKNFKDMLKDMYFYTSFWNALLYSIIVVPIQTLLAIILAVAANSKIKGVNFFKSVFFLPAITSSAALSMIFWLIYSKPGVLNKILVALFGRFGFQPVDYLNEPRIALFAIMAMNIWSTAGYFMVTFLAGLQDIPSSIYEAARIDGANGWQIFWKITLPLLRPQIVFVSIMGTIGCMQVFDQIYFLIRNLRNITISFYIYKNAFEYGKMGYASALAVVLFGVILVLSLVQRKIIKEEY; from the coding sequence ATGAAATACAAAACAAAAGAGGCAATAGTAGGTTATCTCTTTTCAACACCAATAATACTAACTGTTTTAGTTTTCACGATTTACCCTATCGTTGCTGCATTTTACTATAGCCTTACAGATTATCAACCTCTGGAAGCTCGGAAATACACCTATATATTTAATCCTTACGACGCTTTGGAAATTCATACAGGAATTTTGAGAGAAGAAGCGAGAAATTATACCATAGATGAAATGTTAGAATACTTTGATCCCGTAAGTTTTGTCGAGATTGACGTAGGCGTAAAACTTGGCGAAGAGGAGAAGAAACTTATAAAAGAATACTTTGACTCGTTAAATCTATTGAATGACTACAGAGAGGGAAATCTGCCTAACGAAATCAAAATTGCAGATTTCATGAAAAGATACATGAATAAACACGGTGACAGGTTTACAAAATATATTCCAAGATTCGTAGGATTAAAAAACTTCAAAGACATGCTCAAGGATATGTATTTTTACACATCATTCTGGAATGCCTTGCTTTACTCAATTATTGTTGTGCCTATTCAGACACTTTTGGCTATAATCTTGGCGGTAGCAGCAAATTCCAAGATAAAAGGAGTTAACTTTTTTAAATCAGTTTTTTTCTTGCCAGCGATAACTTCTTCCGCAGCACTTTCGATGATCTTTTGGCTTATTTATTCAAAACCAGGGGTTTTGAATAAGATACTTGTTGCTCTTTTTGGTAGGTTCGGATTTCAACCAGTAGATTATCTAAACGAACCAAGAATCGCACTTTTCGCAATAATGGCTATGAATATATGGTCGACAGCTGGTTATTTTATGGTCACATTCCTAGCAGGTCTTCAAGATATTCCGTCAAGTATCTATGAAGCAGCAAGAATAGACGGGGCAAACGGCTGGCAAATCTTCTGGAAGATAACTTTACCTTTGCTTAGGCCACAGATAGTTTTTGTTTCAATCATGGGAACAATAGGTTGTATGCAAGTTTTTGATCAAATTTACTTCCTTATCAGAAACCTAAGGAATATTACGATATCTTTCTACATATACAAAAACGCTTTCGAATACGGAAAAATGGGTTACGCTTCAGCTCTTGCTGTAGTTCTCTTTGGTGTAATTCTTGTGTTGTCATTGGTTCAGAGAAAGATAATAAAGGAAGAGTACTGA
- a CDS encoding extracellular solute-binding protein: MKKLLVVLLAVVLTVGLFAVTKITISGWPGNPIEEGAIKKAVDTFNSTIGKQKGIEVVWEPIAGDYKQVLMTRLSGGTGPDIFYVDVYVFEELAKANVLLPLDTYVKRDNFDLSDFYQSLIDAFKYQNRLYGIAKDFSTLAVWFNKEIFDKYKVPYLTNDETWDSFLKKLQQLKAAGYETPLALAPDFNRVIPFIISFGGRLVKPDLSTALGEANSKKAIQFYIDLVTKYKVAKEPSALGSGWLGEAIATEKCAVVMEGPWTIGFMKGSFPDTFKKMGIVEMPKGIKKATMIYTVAWSINRATPNKDAAWEVLKFLVTEGQQIFVEGAGVLASRKSIAAKDTDPVKKVFYKGAEYGVPWKVSTPTGLFATANDQINSLLKDLFYQKLTVDEAIKIIETNYNKWIGKEK; this comes from the coding sequence ATGAAAAAGCTTTTGGTAGTTTTACTGGCGGTTGTTTTGACGGTAGGACTTTTCGCGGTAACGAAGATCACTATTTCAGGTTGGCCGGGTAACCCCATCGAGGAGGGAGCCATTAAGAAAGCAGTTGACACTTTTAACAGCACGATAGGCAAGCAGAAAGGGATAGAAGTTGTCTGGGAACCTATTGCCGGAGATTACAAACAAGTTCTTATGACAAGACTGTCCGGTGGAACAGGTCCAGATATTTTCTACGTTGACGTTTATGTATTCGAGGAACTAGCCAAAGCAAACGTCCTACTTCCACTTGATACGTATGTTAAGAGAGATAACTTTGACCTCAGCGATTTTTATCAGTCGCTTATCGATGCTTTCAAGTACCAAAACAGGCTTTACGGTATAGCTAAAGACTTTTCAACACTCGCTGTCTGGTTTAACAAAGAGATATTTGATAAATACAAAGTCCCATATCTCACCAACGATGAGACATGGGACTCCTTCCTCAAAAAACTCCAACAACTTAAGGCAGCAGGCTATGAAACTCCTCTGGCGCTCGCACCAGATTTCAACAGGGTCATACCATTTATTATAAGCTTTGGCGGTAGACTTGTAAAGCCAGATCTTTCAACAGCACTTGGTGAAGCAAATTCCAAAAAAGCCATCCAATTCTACATCGATCTCGTCACAAAATACAAAGTTGCAAAAGAGCCATCAGCACTTGGTTCTGGTTGGTTGGGCGAAGCAATTGCTACTGAAAAGTGTGCAGTTGTCATGGAAGGACCGTGGACAATTGGCTTTATGAAAGGCTCGTTCCCAGATACATTCAAAAAGATGGGGATTGTTGAAATGCCAAAGGGTATAAAGAAAGCAACAATGATATACACAGTTGCTTGGTCTATCAACAGAGCAACACCAAATAAGGATGCAGCATGGGAAGTCTTGAAATTCCTTGTAACGGAAGGTCAACAAATATTTGTTGAAGGGGCAGGTGTGCTTGCTTCAAGAAAATCCATAGCAGCCAAGGATACTGACCCGGTAAAGAAAGTATTCTACAAGGGTGCAGAATATGGTGTGCCTTGGAAAGTCTCAACACCGACAGGTTTGTTTGCAACTGCTAACGACCAGATTAACTCCTTGCTGAAAGACCTGTTCTATCAGAAACTTACGGTTGATGAAGCAATAAAGATTATTGAGACAAATTACAATAAATGGATAGGAAAAGAGAAGTAA